In a single window of the Christensenella timonensis genome:
- a CDS encoding 4Fe-4S binding protein, producing the protein MAGFTKGTIFTGATKYACVPGLNCYSCPGALASCPIGALQAVLGSRDYKFTFYIAGFLLATGALLGRLVCGWLCPFGLVQDLVFKIPFVKKLRALPGDKWLKFLKYGILVGFVILLPSLAVDIIGQGQPWFCEYICPSGTLMAGLPLVAANPGLQQAAGGLFVWKVSLLAGLIILSIAVYRPFCRYVCPLGAVYGLFNKVSLYRLQVDESKCTGCGACESACKLDIKVFENPNSAECIRCGACKKACPQGAIESTFETWIRAKKHSEGNET; encoded by the coding sequence ATGGCGGGTTTTACAAAGGGGACGATCTTTACGGGCGCGACAAAATACGCGTGTGTGCCCGGCCTTAACTGCTATTCGTGCCCGGGCGCGCTTGCATCCTGCCCCATCGGGGCGCTGCAGGCGGTACTGGGCAGCAGGGATTACAAATTTACCTTTTATATCGCCGGATTTTTGCTCGCCACGGGCGCGCTGCTGGGAAGGCTGGTCTGCGGTTGGCTGTGTCCCTTTGGACTGGTGCAGGATTTGGTTTTCAAAATACCGTTTGTGAAAAAATTGCGGGCATTGCCAGGCGATAAATGGTTAAAATTCTTAAAATACGGTATCCTGGTGGGCTTCGTTATCCTGCTGCCTTCGCTGGCGGTGGATATTATCGGACAGGGGCAGCCATGGTTTTGCGAATATATCTGTCCGTCGGGAACGCTGATGGCGGGGCTGCCGCTGGTGGCGGCGAACCCGGGGTTGCAGCAGGCGGCAGGCGGCCTTTTTGTGTGGAAGGTGAGCCTGCTCGCGGGGCTTATCATCCTCTCCATCGCGGTATACCGCCCGTTCTGCCGCTATGTATGTCCGCTGGGAGCAGTGTATGGGCTGTTCAACAAGGTCTCTTTATACAGGCTGCAGGTGGATGAGAGCAAATGCACGGGGTGCGGCGCGTGCGAGAGCGCATGCAAGCTGGATATCAAGGTGTTTGAAAACCCAAACAGCGCGGAATGCATCCGCTGCGGCGCCTGTAAAAAAGCATGCCCGCAGGGGGCGATTGAATCTACTTTTGAAACATGGATCCGCGCCAAAAAGCACAGCGAAGGGAATGAAACCTGA
- a CDS encoding CD1871A family CXXC motif-containing protein, whose amino-acid sequence MKNKWWIVLAAAGIAFIVAGVMRGEAQVVFTKAVNICLECIGIG is encoded by the coding sequence ATGAAAAACAAATGGTGGATCGTACTCGCTGCGGCCGGGATCGCTTTCATCGTGGCCGGGGTCATGCGGGGGGAAGCGCAGGTCGTCTTTACCAAGGCGGTCAATATATGTCTGGAGTGTATTGGAATTGGTTAG
- a CDS encoding TlpA family protein disulfide reductase, whose amino-acid sequence MKRKMTIVLSVILAAVLLLAACGPHEVVVDTKEKTDGPVFGDFKAQDLAGNEVTQDVFSGHKLTMVNLWATYCKPCLQEMPDLGEINREYAGKGFQVVGIVTDAADQSGQVVQEQADLAKEIVSATGADYTQLIPSNAMILKKLKDVTMVPETVFVDEYGKQVGESVVGSRSKEEWTRIIDGLLDENGEA is encoded by the coding sequence ATGAAACGGAAAATGACGATCGTACTGTCGGTCATATTGGCTGCTGTTTTGCTGTTGGCTGCATGCGGGCCGCATGAGGTCGTGGTAGATACCAAAGAGAAAACGGATGGCCCGGTATTTGGGGATTTCAAGGCGCAGGATCTCGCGGGCAACGAAGTGACGCAGGATGTTTTTTCCGGCCATAAACTGACGATGGTCAATCTGTGGGCGACATATTGCAAGCCGTGCCTGCAGGAAATGCCTGATCTCGGCGAAATAAACAGGGAATATGCAGGCAAGGGCTTCCAGGTCGTTGGCATAGTGACGGATGCGGCGGACCAAAGCGGACAGGTAGTACAGGAGCAGGCCGATCTTGCAAAGGAGATCGTTTCGGCAACGGGCGCGGATTATACGCAGCTGATCCCGTCGAACGCCATGATATTAAAAAAGCTGAAGGACGTGACGATGGTTCCCGAAACTGTTTTTGTGGATGAATACGGAAAACAGGTGGGCGAAAGCGTCGTCGGGTCGCGCAGCAAAGAGGAGTGGACAAGGATCATAGACGGTTTGCTGGATGAAAACGGGGAAGCGTAA
- a CDS encoding winged helix-turn-helix domain-containing protein produces MRIMVDNLAVDIDNRSVSRGDEEITLTAKEYEVLKYLALHKDKIVSRAELLEHVWDCDYDCFSNVVDVYIRFLRAKIDDGHTKKLIKTFRRQGYSLTA; encoded by the coding sequence ATGCGTATTATGGTTGATAACCTGGCAGTGGATATCGACAACCGTTCCGTATCTCGCGGGGATGAGGAGATTACGCTTACCGCGAAAGAATACGAGGTATTAAAGTATCTGGCGCTGCACAAGGACAAAATCGTTTCGCGTGCAGAGCTGTTAGAGCACGTATGGGATTGCGATTACGATTGCTTTTCCAACGTTGTGGATGTATATATCAGGTTCCTTCGGGCCAAGATTGATGACGGCCATACGAAGAAACTGATCAAAACCTTCCGGAGACAGGGATATTCATTGACTGCCTAA
- a CDS encoding ATP-binding cassette domain-containing protein produces MTGSEMIAFQGAKKRYDEKYALDGLDLGIREGEFVTVVGGSGGGKTTMLKLINGLILPDEGSVSVYGEDTAHTDLIALRRAIGYVIQGGALFPHLNVRENIEYVPRLQKDRLSRERVLELLDMVALDEELCERNVNELSGGQQQRVGIARALAANPSLILMDEPFGAVDGITRRQLQDAISGVFEKTGTTIVFVTHDLREAVRLGTRLIILNEGKLVQDGSPQEVVDNPATDYVERLSEQLECG; encoded by the coding sequence ATGACCGGCAGCGAAATGATCGCCTTTCAGGGCGCCAAGAAGCGTTACGACGAAAAATATGCCCTCGATGGGCTGGATTTAGGGATCCGCGAAGGTGAATTCGTGACCGTGGTGGGCGGCAGCGGCGGCGGTAAGACGACCATGCTCAAGCTGATCAACGGGCTTATTTTGCCGGACGAAGGCAGTGTCAGCGTGTATGGGGAAGACACCGCGCACACCGACCTGATCGCCCTGCGGCGCGCGATCGGCTATGTGATACAGGGCGGCGCGCTGTTCCCGCATTTGAATGTACGCGAAAATATCGAATATGTGCCGCGGCTGCAAAAAGACCGTTTGAGCAGGGAACGGGTGTTGGAGCTTTTGGATATGGTGGCGCTTGACGAAGAGCTTTGCGAGCGAAACGTAAACGAGCTTTCTGGCGGACAGCAACAGCGCGTGGGCATTGCGCGCGCACTGGCCGCAAACCCCAGCCTGATTTTGATGGACGAGCCGTTCGGCGCGGTAGACGGCATCACGCGCAGGCAACTGCAGGATGCGATCAGCGGGGTGTTTGAGAAAACGGGTACGACGATCGTTTTCGTTACCCACGACCTGCGTGAGGCGGTACGGCTGGGCACAAGGCTTATCATCCTGAACGAGGGCAAGCTGGTGCAGGACGGCAGCCCGCAGGAGGTCGTGGACAATCCGGCCACGGACTATGTGGAACGTTTGTCCGAACAGCTTGAGTGCGGCTAA
- a CDS encoding glycine betaine ABC transporter substrate-binding protein: MKKWIALVLAICMLGVLGLTGCSGGSADTIKIATKPMTEQFILSEMLSALIEKDTGLKVEITKGIAGGTGNIHPAIVKGDFDLYPEYTGTAWSDILKNDPEKDADAMYAQLKEQYEQQFGLTWVGLYGFNNTFTLAVTKEFAGQNNIESFSDLAAIAPELTFGAEYDFYERADGYTPLTETYGLNFKDTKDIDIGMKYQAIGNGDVQVINAFTTDGMLNVYDLQTLKDDKGFFPSYYCGTIVRQDTLKAHPELSEVLMKMDGILTDEEMAELNYRVENNKEDEKDVAREFLEQKGLL; encoded by the coding sequence ATGAAAAAATGGATCGCTCTGGTACTTGCAATATGTATGTTGGGGGTATTGGGGCTTACGGGATGTTCGGGCGGCAGCGCCGACACCATCAAAATAGCGACTAAGCCGATGACCGAACAATTTATTTTGAGCGAGATGCTTTCTGCGCTCATCGAAAAGGATACGGGCCTTAAGGTGGAGATCACAAAAGGCATCGCGGGCGGAACGGGCAATATCCATCCGGCGATCGTGAAGGGGGATTTCGACCTGTACCCGGAGTATACGGGAACAGCCTGGTCGGACATACTGAAAAACGATCCCGAAAAGGACGCGGATGCGATGTATGCCCAGCTCAAGGAGCAGTACGAGCAGCAGTTCGGCCTTACGTGGGTGGGCCTTTACGGCTTTAACAATACCTTTACGCTCGCAGTGACAAAAGAATTTGCGGGACAGAATAACATTGAAAGCTTTTCCGACCTGGCGGCGATCGCGCCGGAGCTGACGTTTGGCGCGGAGTATGATTTTTATGAGCGGGCGGACGGTTATACGCCGCTTACGGAAACGTACGGACTCAACTTCAAGGATACGAAGGACATCGATATTGGCATGAAATACCAGGCGATCGGCAATGGCGATGTGCAGGTGATCAACGCGTTCACGACGGATGGCATGCTGAATGTGTACGATTTGCAGACGCTAAAGGACGACAAGGGCTTCTTCCCGTCGTATTATTGCGGTACGATCGTGCGGCAGGACACGCTCAAAGCGCACCCGGAGCTTAGTGAGGTGCTTATGAAGATGGACGGGATCCTGACGGACGAAGAGATGGCGGAGCTCAATTACCGTGTGGAAAACAACAAGGAAGACGAAAAGGACGTAGCCCGCGAGTTCCTGGAGCAGAAAGGGCTTTTATGA
- a CDS encoding ABC transporter permease, whose amino-acid sequence MFAEVFQLYATRWDFFAELIWQHLQISLVSILLAAVIGIFFGILISEHARLSFPVLGITNLIYTIPSIALFGFLIPATGIGDLTAVIALTIYGLLPMVRNTHTGIMNIPPAIIEAGRGMGSTNMQLLFRVKMPLALPVILAGARNMIVMTIALCGIASFVGAGGLGVAIYRGITTNNLAMTVAGSLLIAALALLADLVAGIFEKRVYKKINGGKTK is encoded by the coding sequence ATGTTTGCGGAAGTATTCCAGTTATACGCGACCAGATGGGATTTCTTTGCCGAACTGATCTGGCAGCATCTACAAATTTCTTTGGTTTCCATTCTTTTGGCGGCAGTGATCGGTATCTTTTTTGGTATCCTGATTTCCGAACACGCGCGGCTCTCCTTCCCGGTATTGGGTATTACCAACCTGATTTACACGATCCCTTCGATCGCGCTGTTCGGGTTCCTGATCCCGGCGACAGGCATCGGAGACCTCACTGCGGTGATCGCCCTTACGATCTACGGCCTTCTGCCAATGGTGCGCAATACGCATACGGGGATCATGAATATACCGCCCGCTATTATCGAGGCGGGGCGCGGGATGGGGAGCACGAATATGCAGCTGCTGTTCCGGGTGAAGATGCCCCTGGCGCTGCCCGTTATTCTGGCGGGTGCGCGCAATATGATCGTCATGACCATCGCCCTGTGCGGTATTGCTTCCTTTGTGGGCGCGGGGGGCCTGGGCGTGGCCATCTACCGTGGGATCACGACGAACAACCTCGCGATGACGGTGGCGGGAAGCCTTTTGATCGCGGCGCTGGCGCTGCTGGCTGACCTTGTTGCGGGAATTTTTGAAAAGCGCGTTTACAAAAAAATCAATGGGGGAAAAACAAAATGA